One window of Nicotiana tomentosiformis chromosome 11, ASM39032v3, whole genome shotgun sequence genomic DNA carries:
- the LOC138901074 gene encoding uncharacterized protein — protein MGSTIRQSIKTSRLTNNEAEYEAIITGLELAKSLGAEVIEAKCDSLLVVNQVNKTFKVREDRMQSYLDKLQVTLHRFKEWTLQHVPREQNSEVYALANLGSSVEEDKISSETVVQLSKSVIEEGHAEINSTRLTWDWRNKYIEYLKNRKLPSDPKESRAVQTKDARFALAEDGTLYRRTLC, from the coding sequence atgggtagcactattaggcaatctatcaaaacatCTAGgttgactaataatgaggccgagtacgaggccataattacaggtcttgagctagctaaaagcttgggagcagaagtcattgaagccaagtgtgactctttactggtggtgaaccaagtaaacaaaaccttcaaagttcgagaggataggATGCAAAgttatttggacaaactgcaggtaactttgcaccgtttcaaggaatggaccttacagcatgtacctcgagaacaaaacagtgaggtctatgcacttgcaaatttggggtcatcggtcgaggaagataagaTCAGCTCGgagactgtcgttcaactctcaaaatccgtaatcgaagaaggtcatgctgagataaactctacaagattaacctgggattggaggaataaatatattgaatacctAAAGAAtagaaagctcccatcggaccctaaagagtcgagggccgTACAAACCAAAGATGCTCGATTcgcattggctgaagatggaacattatacagaaggacattatGTTGA